A stretch of DNA from Mesorhizobium onobrychidis:
TCCTTGAGTTGCGTGAGGTTCGAGAGCACCTCGGCCGGTCCCATTCGGGTCGGGCACCTGGCCTTCGACGGTCTCGACACAGACTCAGGCCAGCGATTTGTCAATCTCAGCCGGTGCTTGCGGACTGTCAATCCTGCGGCCTTGCTTGAGCAATCCCTCCAGAAGCACGTTGAAGGCCTTCACCGCCTTTTTCGACGTCGCTTCGGGATCCTCCGAATTTGCGATCCACTGCGCGGCATGTAGCGAGGCGCCACTGACCAACCTTGCTGCGGCTTCGGGATCAACGGCAACGATGGTTCCCTCGTCCCTCAGCTTTTGAAGGTTCTCGCTCATCGAGCGGATGCATTCGTTCTGGCTCGGCCATTGCGAAGGATCGCCGAGCACCGCCGGTCCATCGCGAAGGACAGTACGCTGGATCTCCGGCTCCAGCGCCATCTCGATATAAGCGGTGCATTCGTCGACAAAGCCCTGCCAGAGAGTGTCCGCCCTGGCCGAAACGATCTTCAGCCGGGCCAACATTTCCGCGTCGATCTCGGCGATGACCGCCTGGAGAAGGCCCTTCTTATCGCCGAAGTGATGATAAAGCGCGCCACGCGTCAGCCCGGCCGATGCGGTGAAGTCGTCCATCGACGCCTCGGCATAGCCGACAGTGCCAAAGGCATGGCGCGCCGCCGCGACCAGTTTGGCGCGGGTCTCCGCGATCATCTCCTTGCGTGGTTTGTGCCCCATTCGCTCATTCCTTCACATACGTCTCGTATATTAATTGACATACGCGTCGTATGTCATTATCTGATTTGCATACGCCACGTATATAAGTGGCTCGGCCTCAAAAATCCAGGAGTGTTCTCATGCCCAATCCCTATCGCGAAATCTTCAAGGCAAGGGGAGCCAAGGGCTTCGCCGCAGCCGGCTTCGTTGCCAGGATGCCGATGGCCATGGCTCCGATCGGGATCGTCGCGATGCTGTCGCAGACGCACGGCGAATACTGGCTGGCCGGCGCCGTCTCCGCGACATATGCGCTGGCCAATGCTTTCGTCGCGCCGCAGATATCGCGGCTGGTGGACCGCCTCGGCCAAGCGCGGATTGTGATGCCCACCACTGTCATTTCCGCGCTCGCTTTCGTAGTGCTGATTGCGGCGGCCAATCAGGACTGGCCGATATGGACACTGTTCGTGTCAGCGCTGCTGGCCGCCGCAATGCCCAGCATCCCCGCAATGGTGCGCGCGCGCTGGACAGAGCTCTTCCGAGATCGCCCCGAGATGAACACCGCGTTCGCCTTCGAGTCGGCGGCGGACGAGCTGGTCTACATCGCCGGGGCTTCGCTATCGGTGGGACTGAGCGTCGCCCTTTTCCCGGAAGCGGGAATGTTGGCGAGCACATTGTTCCTCGCCTTCGGCTCGACAGCCTTCATCCTGCAGCGCTCGACCGAGCCGCGAGTGCGACCGGTGGAAATTGGTTCGCGCAGCTCGGCAATCCGCCTGCGGCCGGTCCAAATCATCACCTTGGCCCTGATCTTCATCGGCGCGACCTTCGCAACCACGGAGGTGAGCACCGTGGCGATCACCAAGGAGCTCGGCCAGCCGGGCGCCGCCAGCCTCGTCATCGGCGTCTACGCCCTCGGATCGTTTGTCGTCGGCATCATCATCGGCGCCCTGAACCTGAAAACACCGCTGCAAATTCAGCTTGCCATCGCGATCGCCATCATCGCGCTGACCACGCTGCCGCTGCTCGTCGCCGACACGGTGCCTCTTCTGGCACTGGCCGTCTTCGTTAGCGGCGTGGCGATCTCGCCGACCTTCATCACGGCATTCGGCCTGATCGAGCGGCGCGTGCCGGAGGCGATGCTGACCGAGGGCGTCACCTGGGTCATGACCGGCATAGGCATCGGCATGGCGCTCGGCTCCTTCGCCGCCGGATGGGTGGTGGACGCCTTCGGCGCACAGAGCGGGTTCCTGGTGTCGGTGGCGGCGGGCGCCATCGCGCTGGTCATCGTGCTCGCCGGCCAACGCAGCCTTGCCACGGCGGATTGCGATACCTCCGCATGCGACGCAGCCGCGGTTCCTGCTGAATAGTCTCTATGCGTCCGGTCCCAAGCGGGGGCCGGACGTCCTCCTTTCGAAAACGTATACTGCTGCCCGCCTCTGATGCGACGCCCCTAAGGGCCGACACGGCGATCGGCGGCTTCGGGGCCGCGGGCATACTGGTCGTCCGTCACCTGCTCCATCCAGGTGACGGCACTGCCATTGAGGGACTCCGC
This window harbors:
- a CDS encoding TetR/AcrR family transcriptional regulator yields the protein MGHKPRKEMIAETRAKLVAAARHAFGTVGYAEASMDDFTASAGLTRGALYHHFGDKKGLLQAVIAEIDAEMLARLKIVSARADTLWQGFVDECTAYIEMALEPEIQRTVLRDGPAVLGDPSQWPSQNECIRSMSENLQKLRDEGTIVAVDPEAAARLVSGASLHAAQWIANSEDPEATSKKAVKAFNVLLEGLLKQGRRIDSPQAPAEIDKSLA
- a CDS encoding MFS transporter, whose translation is MPNPYREIFKARGAKGFAAAGFVARMPMAMAPIGIVAMLSQTHGEYWLAGAVSATYALANAFVAPQISRLVDRLGQARIVMPTTVISALAFVVLIAAANQDWPIWTLFVSALLAAAMPSIPAMVRARWTELFRDRPEMNTAFAFESAADELVYIAGASLSVGLSVALFPEAGMLASTLFLAFGSTAFILQRSTEPRVRPVEIGSRSSAIRLRPVQIITLALIFIGATFATTEVSTVAITKELGQPGAASLVIGVYALGSFVVGIIIGALNLKTPLQIQLAIAIAIIALTTLPLLVADTVPLLALAVFVSGVAISPTFITAFGLIERRVPEAMLTEGVTWVMTGIGIGMALGSFAAGWVVDAFGAQSGFLVSVAAGAIALVIVLAGQRSLATADCDTSACDAAAVPAE